A genomic segment from Candidatus Methylomirabilis lanthanidiphila encodes:
- a CDS encoding tyrosyl-tRNA synthetase — protein MPLASFGGEGAGEEGLRSNDASQYRDARRAGLELRYGRQYARKADTNVAETLQMDDLKAQAYEQLRALRRGVVEIISETELLEKLERSLRTSIPLRIKLGADPSAPDLHLGHTVVLRKLRQFQDLGHQVIFLIGDFTGMIGDPTGRSETRKPLTVDEVRANAETYKRQIFRILDEDRTEIRFNSEWLSRMDFANVIRLSAQYTVARLLERDDFEKRYREGRPIGVHEFLYPLAQGYDSVVLRADVELGGTDQKFNLLVGRELQRAYAQEPQVALITPLLEGTDGVQKMSKSLGNYIGIDEPAREVYGKAMSIPDGLIVKYAELVAEMSPEAVEAMNEGLKLGTLHPRAAKAELAGKLVALYHGEQAAEEAATEFDRIFREKRLPDEVGVFLVEEETEAVDIVWLMKASDGAKSLSEARRLIRQSGVSLDGEVVRDEHVKVRMDREHLLKVGKRFFRRVKKGGQPQKNT, from the coding sequence GTGCCCCTCGCCTCCTTTGGAGGAGAGGGCGCGGGTGAGGAGGGACTTCGAAGTAATGACGCATCCCAATATCGGGACGCGAGGAGGGCGGGTTTGGAGTTGCGATACGGCCGCCAGTATGCTAGAAAGGCAGACACCAACGTGGCGGAGACATTACAAATGGACGACCTGAAAGCACAAGCGTACGAGCAACTTCGCGCCCTCCGGCGTGGCGTGGTGGAGATTATTTCCGAGACTGAGCTGCTCGAGAAACTCGAGCGCTCACTGCGGACCAGCATCCCGCTCCGGATCAAGCTAGGCGCTGACCCTTCGGCGCCGGATCTGCACCTCGGTCACACGGTTGTGCTGAGGAAGCTGCGCCAGTTCCAGGATCTTGGCCACCAGGTGATATTCCTCATCGGCGATTTCACTGGCATGATCGGCGATCCGACGGGCCGATCAGAGACTCGCAAGCCGTTGACCGTCGACGAGGTTCGGGCGAACGCGGAGACGTATAAGCGGCAGATATTCCGAATCCTCGATGAAGACCGAACCGAAATCCGCTTCAACAGTGAGTGGCTGAGTCGAATGGACTTTGCGAACGTGATCCGTCTTTCGGCACAGTACACGGTGGCCCGGCTGTTGGAGCGGGACGATTTTGAAAAGCGATACCGGGAGGGGCGGCCTATCGGTGTTCATGAGTTCCTCTACCCGCTGGCTCAAGGGTACGATTCCGTCGTACTCAGGGCCGATGTCGAACTGGGCGGCACCGATCAGAAGTTTAACCTGCTGGTGGGACGGGAGCTGCAGCGAGCGTATGCGCAGGAGCCGCAGGTGGCGCTCATCACGCCCCTGCTTGAAGGCACCGATGGGGTGCAAAAGATGAGTAAGAGCCTCGGCAACTATATCGGGATTGATGAGCCGGCCAGGGAGGTGTATGGGAAGGCGATGTCGATCCCGGATGGGCTGATTGTGAAATATGCCGAACTGGTAGCCGAGATGTCGCCGGAGGCGGTAGAGGCGATGAATGAGGGGTTAAAACTTGGCACGCTTCATCCCAGAGCAGCGAAAGCCGAGTTGGCCGGGAAGCTGGTGGCGCTCTACCACGGCGAGCAGGCCGCCGAAGAAGCGGCGACTGAGTTCGATCGGATTTTCCGGGAGAAAAGACTGCCGGACGAGGTCGGTGTATTCCTGGTGGAAGAAGAGACGGAGGCTGTTGATATCGTCTGGTTGATGAAAGCATCGGATGGGGCCAAGAGCCTCTCGGAAGCCAGAAGGCTTATCCGCCAAAGTGGGGTCAGTCTCGACGGAGAGGTCGTACGGGATGAACATGTGAAGGTACGGATGGATCGCGAGCACTTACTGAAGGTGGGCAAGCGATTTTTCCGCAGAGTGAAAAAGGGCGGCCAACCCCAAAAAAACACTTGA